A single window of Rhipicephalus microplus isolate Deutch F79 chromosome 5, USDA_Rmic, whole genome shotgun sequence DNA harbors:
- the LOC142817442 gene encoding uncharacterized protein LOC142817442: MRRAILCAFLSSGRGMADLHEGNSHARMPENVIRQSVCSSKKTAAPVKYGITAAQLEYADSSGHCKNGTFPLLRALKQIVKFFKDNYTSEANFENCVALRT; the protein is encoded by the exons ATGCGGCGGGCCATACTGTGCGCTTTTTTATCCAGCGGTCGTGGAATGGCAGACTTGCACGAAGGAAACAGCCACGCACGGATGCCTGAAAACGTCATACGTCAATCG GTCTGCAGCTCCAAGAAGACTGCGGCACCAGTGAAATACGGCATCACAGCGGCACAGCTAGAATACGCGGACTCCTCCGGACACTGCAAGAACGGGACGTTTCCGCTGCTGCGTGCCCTCAAGCAAATTGTGAAGTTCTTCAAGGACAACTACACGTCCGAGGCGAATTTCGAAAATTGTGTCGCTCTGAGGACGTAA